The stretch of DNA actgtgtatgaaccacatatgaggcattaagatacgtgcatgtcccatatgtgggccaCGAGGGAAAATGGGTGAATCCGACCGGAGGCTTTTTGTATTGTTTCTATTCTTGCGTTTGTGCATGTGTCTACTGTgtatatgtacataaattccagtGTGTTTACCGAAAAATAACAATGCACGTGAGGGGTcgatacacagtgaacgtgttaactaagttcacgattatatcccaaatggggtagtcagaggtacgtccatcacaagatgaaccactacccatacctcaccgagctttctcgaCCTTCCTAACCTTTTCTGTTACAGAATATATCACATTTAGAAAATGAGATACACAAAGTTCTTATTCAGTGGACTGAAGCGGAATTGGTGAAGAAAAAATACATGTCTATTAGGTAAATACACCACCATACCACCATGATACCATGGTGTTTATCTGCGTTACCGTACTCTTCAAGTAAATCCTGTAACAGTAGTTAAACAGGACGCCAATAATACATAACTGgctgaaaaatgtgttttggtGATTAGTTGCCTTTGGGAAGAGACCTAATAGGGatgtgaatttattattttatttactagttcttttttattctaaccttaagtatttggttcgattcccgatggggacattgtcgaaatcactttgtgagactgtcctttgtttggtaaggactttttaggcttgaatcaactgattgtccgaaatagtaagatgattccgtgcttcggagggcacgttaagccgttggtcccggctattagccgtaaaaacacctccaccatcccgcagtggagcagcgtggtggagtatgctccataccccctccggttgattgaggggaggcctgtgcccagcagtgggacgtatataggctgtttatgttttatgtaagtatttacgtatacatctttgcgataatatttgtttatgtacactctaattgtattaaagtaatttgatatttgtattataatttatgtacaccattaacacatgcttatggaacacgatgttagtgcgtcacccaacagggtccacataatatcagcgtcgtagTTTACGCCgcaacttgtgctgagtgaggcccttttatctcaggacgtccaccaccaccttatgatcatttcgacaaacatccgtcttgctttttttgtaattgtttagtggaaatttgatatgatgttattgtcttttattGTGTGgtgcgcccttttataataaactatatttctattctattctatttatgaattttatgacTAAACCCTTAACTTTCCATCCGTGAATTTGGTTCCATCCCCTTAGGGGGGGATTTCCGAGTTAAAAGCTATCATCAATGTTCTTCCCTAGTTCTCAATGAAtatctcttccaaatttcataTCAATCGGTTCACGGTATAAAaaagcgtgaaaaggtaacagacagacagagttactttcgctttattattattagtatggaTAGCTAACTTTGCTTTTATTTACAGACAGGCGCTGATAGACGATGCGGTGAAGTTCGAAAGCTCTCTCGGCCGCATCGAAGATATATTAAAGAAACAAAGGgaagaaataaagaaacttGAGGTAAAATAACTTACTGATTATTTTCCTATGATGTTCCCATATTGCGATTTTAAGGGCTCTCGCCCACTGCGATTTTTTGCATCGATGTAATCGCGTGTTTCGTAAACGCGCAGTAGTGGCTACTGACGCGCTTTAGTCGCATTTGCAACGCGCTACAGAagcgatcttcttctatcgtgtgggttgtgaggtggattagcaacctcaacaaccctggtgtcagggttactactgagccgccaaaggcccctgacatggctcatgtaacgactactaacttacatcagtaagtaataatcgggaccaacggcttaacgtgccctccgaagcacagatcatctttctttcggacaatcaggtgatcatcaccctgtaatgtcctgtaactaaactagagatcacaaagtgattttcgtgatccccaccgggacttgaacctgggacctccggatcgtgagcccaacgctcaacccacTAACAGAAGCGATACTAACACGCTACAGCATCGCGACTATGTCGATGCAAACGCGCGACCGTGTTGGACGACATCGGGGAAAGAATGGAGGGAGGGTGTTGCATGAGTGGAGAACCGCGTTTGCATCGCAACAGCATCGCAATTGAATCGTAATTTTGTGAGCGAGGCCACCGGCCACACAGCTAGCGACATCATGGCAACTGTATCGATGCGAACATGCAACTGCATCTAAGTCCCTAAGTCAAAGAATTAACTGACTAGTAGTTCAAATGTCTCTAcagttatattaatattacgttatattacgtacttatatcCCACCAGTTCGTGCGCGAGGAGGCAGCAGAGATGCGCATACGAGCGACAGCAGCCACAGCCGCGGaggctgcgcgggcgcacgaCGCCGAGCATGCGCGGGCCGCCGAGCGAGCATACTTCGCGCAACGCTTCGAGGAGAGGAAGCGGGAGTTAGAAAAATTGGAAAAGAGGATATTCCCACCGCCTGGTATGTTAAAATCCTCTTATAAACCATACCGAGTTAGGCAAAATTGGATAGGCACATTACGAGTAAGTACGGTATTTTCCTGGATCAAAGAATTACGGTATTGCGTGGTGAAACTTTTGTACAAACCACGTCCAATCGATAAGAGAAGGCCTGTGGGTATAtagctgtttattttatattcatctTAAAAATAATCTAGGTGAAGAATCATAGCTTCTGCGAATTAGAGTATCTAACGTACCAAACTCAGCACCTAAATGAAAGACATAAGTAATGCTGTTAGGCCCAGCTCTTGTGGCATGGCAACCACGCCGCACGCTGCACGttatatatcgagggcttcgactaataaccgtacgacgtctatctacgtagatagcattggctgcgtctattggttgaTGTAGTCGATATAAATCGTAACGCGCGCGGCGGCGCAGTTGCAGTGTCGCGGGGGCAAATGTGTTTTCCTTAGGTACTTACCCACTTAGTCATCATCAGGTGAGACCCAAAATAGTTAGTAAGTATCACagatattaggtaagtactcaaTTACTATCAGGTGAGATCTGGATTAATTGCTATCTCATATTCATCAGGCCACATACATCTTTTCCAGACGATTTATGCTTTTTCATGACTATAAAAGCCAGTGTAAAAGCTGCAAGGTCTACCACACGCTCTGCACATGTAGTCAGTGACATTATACGGGACAAAACATGTGTTCACAGCGCGGCCCTTACGCACGGAGTCCAACCGTTCTACTGAAGGAGACGCCACTACGGAGGAAGCCACGGCACAACAGCAGATGGAAGAAATCTTCCAGAGGTTGATGAAACTTACAGGTCAGTTAAGAACTTTCAATTACTTCCGTGCTCGCCTCGCAGTATGTGTAAGAAATTAATtacatttgcggtaaatcttcATTACGTCAGCTccaagttgggcgcgaacctctacTAGGGGCATCGTTtaaaaggattatatttgaaaaaataatcgacactagtgagatagcgataagcgctgaatgagggaaatcgtcgactacgccggcggggtcggcaaGTAAGTGTAGAATAGCCAGAAGCTTACCACTAAAACCCGTACTTCCAGGAGTGACAGACGCGGAGGAAGTCTTCGATCGGTTCCGCGGTCAGCGCGAAACGTCCAAGCGGCTGGCTTATCTGCAACAGACCACGGAGGAGGAGAAGCTTGAGTTGGAACACACGCAGACCTCGCTCATGGCTGAGCTGGAGGCGTTCAAGTTTGCTTCTGTTAAGGACAAGGATGAGTACGTCCTGTAATCTTTGACATCTCTGACTGGTTTTCACCACAGTTtgtttaggatattacaggctaatcacctaattgtccaaaagtaagatgatccgtgcttcggaatgcacgttaagccgtcgtttccagttactactaactgatgtaagtaagtagtcatgaGCCATATTAgtagcctttggcagctcaataaaaTCCCTGAAAACGGTTGATGcgtttggtcatccacctcacaaccctcacgatagaagaagaccgaaGCCGAAAGGACGAAAATCGATAAGAtaaccttagaaaaggtttagtgcgatctattctgaaccggcgcaGTTAGTTTGTATCCCGGTGAATtcttatatctatctatatcgtTTCATGCACCGATAAATAAATGTGGAGtatgcaagagaagtgtgtcaggatcgaagcaaatagaattccatagtctgcttatcctggaaataggcgtgagtttatataggtATGTCTTGAAAACGGATGATTCAAAGAATTCACCGGGATACAAACTAACTGCACATTACATTGCACTTTCAGAGGACAAGACCAGATAAACGCGCTGAAAGAAGAAATAAAGCAAGAAGAAGCGGTTTATGCTGAGCTGGAGAAAAAGCTTGATGAGTTGGAGACGTTTCTTCTGGAGATCAAGAGGCTTCTCTATGAGCTTTGCAAGCTGTTAGACGTAAGACTTCCTCTCAAGTATCTTAGATCAGCCTTTGCCCTGGGCCTTTGGCAAGGCTCCACCGGCAACTCGTACATGTAGCATACTCCCTCAAGCtccattgcggattggtggaaATGTTTGGACAAGTAACCAACCCATTTGTCAAAGTTATAAAGCTGcccgtacataaactcacgcctatttcccaccggggtaagcagagactatataattccatttgcttcgatcctgacacacttctcttgcttcctccacattcatcaatcgcttcatacacgcacgccggttcagagtggatcgtgtgtgtgtttaagtatgtatgtatgtatgtatgtatgtatgtatcaagcTGCCCGTAGGGCTACGCTTTGCGGCATTGCTTCAACAACTATGGACAATAagggatttttgtttttataccgGTATAATCACTAAGAGGTATTTTTTGGCGTACTTAGGTATATTGACGACATAGATCGATAAAATCAACGAGGGTGAGAATTAAAGACCACCCTCATTCCGACTTGACGAGAGCTGCAGGTTCAAGTCCTGTCCGAGTCAATGTTTTTCAATAGGGCAATGGAGGAATCTGAAATTCAAGCCAATCAACATTTTATACATCATAGCTATCATTTACCCAAACAATTCCTGACCGCTGACATTCCTGTATACATATATGCTGTAAGCACCTATATTGCGTAAGTATATGTCTGGGTTACACACTCCTGTGTGTAAATACCCCGTTCCTCCAGGTGATACCAGATCCCCCGATGCCGGAATGGACGGCCGAGGCGCGCGATGTGCAAGAGTTGGTGGACGTACTGACTGCCAGGTTCGCCAAGGGCCGCACCAGGGCTGACGAGATCCGGGAGAAATTGCCTGACTCCACTGCCATCGTTATACCTTCTAACGTGAGTAAAGTCTACTGAATGACCACAATGAGTAGCAGCGACTGTGAAACACGTGTGACTCCCCAGCTGGGCCTAAATGACTGTAAGCCGTTGAGAAGTAAAGGAGCGCGCGTGGACTGGTTCTGAAGTACGAGATTTTTGTAAAGATTGTCCGTGGTGTCGCTGAGTTGTCTTCAATTTGTGTTTCAGCCAACAAGCGGATCTC from Pectinophora gossypiella chromosome 3, ilPecGoss1.1, whole genome shotgun sequence encodes:
- the LOC126380285 gene encoding centrosomal protein of 290 kDa — its product is MAMCYQKHPFEIESEDKLTSINTKIFEIKKKIQLSEGQRKSHYEEYEQEKRQNNDLIDTLKKEIKLRVNELTQAKAVIGEEEEQVKKYLNSVCPIGKKTSEEIIHNLDLKVIEQRKLLDLLKYDSRKKKHRLKVLETEYEHLLIESTKGELVKSKIHSAARKNISHLENEIHKVLIQWTEAELVKKKYMSIRQALIDDAVKFESSLGRIEDILKKQREEIKKLEFVREEAAEMRIRATAATAAEAARAHDAEHARAAERAYFAQRFEERKRELEKLEKRIFPPPARPLRTESNRSTEGDATTEEATAQQQMEEIFQRLMKLTGVTDAEEVFDRFRGQRETSKRLAYLQQTTEEEKLELEHTQTSLMAELEAFKFASVKDKDEGQDQINALKEEIKQEEAVYAELEKKLDELETFLLEIKRLLYELCKLLDVIPDPPMPEWTAEARDVQELVDVLTARFAKGRTRADEIREKLPDSTAIVIPSNPTSGSPSVAGLSMHSHSTQKEVEKNVPTYKELLQKEPVRSPPSDDEEDIPSRCYLKRQAQVIVDTKCRRKGFRPPYPKK